A DNA window from Christiangramia salexigens contains the following coding sequences:
- a CDS encoding fumarate reductase/succinate dehydrogenase flavoprotein subunit — MSVLDSKIPEGPLSEKWVNHKNNINLVNPANKRNIDVIVIGTGLAGGSAAATLAELGYNVKTFCYQDSPRRAHSIAAQGGINASKNYQGDGDSDYRLFYDTIKGGDYRSREANVYRLAEVSGNIIDQCVAQGVPFAREYGGLLDNRSFGGVLVSRTFYAKGQTGQQLLLGAYSAMNRQINRGKIQPFNRHEMMDLVLVDGKARGIIARDMVTGKIERHAAHAVVLASGGYGNVFFLSTNAMGSNVMAAWRAHRRGAYFANPCYTQIHPTCIPVSGDHQSKLTLMSESLRNDGRIWVPKKKEDAEAIRAGKKKPTELSEEERDYYLERRYPAFGNLVPRDVASRAAKERCDAGFGVNKTGQAVYLDFASAIERYGKEKAFTSGQKNPSKEEITRLGKEVVESKYGNLFDMYMKIVDQNPYETPMMIYPAVHYTMGGLWVDYNLQTTIPGCYAAGEANFSDHGANRLGASALMQGLADGYFVLPYTIGDYLSKDIRTGKISPDTPEFDEAEKSVKDRINKLLNAGGKHSVDSYHKKLGKIMWDKCGMARNAEGLKEAIEEIAELREDFWKNVKVPGTANSKNAELEKAGRVADFLELGELFAKDALHRNESCGGHFREEYQTPEGEALRDDENFKYVAAWEYTGNPREAILHKEDLIFENIELKTRSYK, encoded by the coding sequence ATGTCAGTTTTAGATTCAAAAATACCTGAAGGGCCATTATCTGAAAAGTGGGTCAACCATAAGAACAATATTAATCTTGTAAACCCGGCAAACAAACGTAATATAGACGTTATTGTAATTGGGACAGGACTAGCCGGTGGTAGTGCGGCAGCGACACTTGCAGAATTAGGTTATAATGTAAAGACCTTTTGCTACCAGGATTCTCCTAGACGTGCTCACTCAATTGCAGCGCAGGGAGGGATCAATGCTTCAAAAAATTACCAGGGAGACGGAGATTCAGACTACCGTCTTTTCTACGATACTATAAAAGGTGGGGATTACCGTTCTCGTGAGGCTAACGTTTACAGATTAGCCGAAGTTTCGGGAAACATCATCGACCAGTGTGTTGCTCAGGGAGTTCCTTTTGCACGTGAATACGGTGGGTTACTGGATAACCGTTCTTTTGGAGGAGTACTTGTATCACGTACATTCTACGCTAAAGGACAAACAGGGCAGCAATTATTGCTTGGAGCCTATTCTGCGATGAATCGCCAGATTAACCGTGGAAAGATTCAGCCGTTTAACCGTCATGAAATGATGGACCTTGTACTTGTAGATGGCAAAGCCAGAGGTATTATTGCCAGAGACATGGTAACAGGTAAGATAGAACGTCACGCAGCGCATGCTGTTGTATTGGCTTCGGGAGGTTACGGAAACGTATTCTTCCTATCTACCAATGCCATGGGAAGTAATGTTATGGCAGCCTGGAGAGCTCACAGAAGAGGAGCATATTTTGCCAATCCTTGTTATACTCAAATTCACCCAACCTGTATTCCGGTTTCAGGTGATCATCAGTCAAAACTAACTCTGATGTCTGAGTCCCTACGTAACGATGGTAGGATCTGGGTTCCAAAGAAGAAAGAAGATGCAGAGGCGATAAGAGCCGGGAAGAAGAAACCAACAGAATTATCTGAAGAAGAAAGAGATTATTATCTGGAGCGTCGTTATCCGGCCTTTGGTAACCTGGTTCCACGTGATGTGGCTTCCAGAGCAGCTAAAGAGCGTTGTGATGCAGGCTTCGGTGTAAATAAAACAGGACAGGCAGTATATCTTGATTTCGCCAGCGCGATTGAACGTTATGGAAAGGAAAAAGCCTTTACCTCAGGACAGAAAAATCCAAGTAAGGAAGAGATCACCAGACTTGGTAAAGAAGTAGTGGAATCTAAGTACGGAAACCTCTTCGATATGTATATGAAGATCGTAGACCAGAATCCGTATGAAACTCCGATGATGATCTATCCTGCGGTTCACTATACCATGGGTGGATTATGGGTAGACTACAATTTACAGACTACAATTCCTGGTTGCTACGCTGCTGGAGAAGCAAACTTCTCAGATCACGGTGCTAACAGATTAGGGGCTTCTGCTCTAATGCAGGGTCTTGCAGATGGTTATTTTGTACTTCCATATACAATTGGAGATTACCTGTCTAAAGACATCCGTACCGGGAAGATCTCTCCTGATACTCCTGAATTCGATGAAGCTGAAAAGTCAGTTAAGGACCGAATCAATAAGCTGTTGAATGCCGGCGGAAAACATTCTGTAGATTCTTACCACAAGAAATTAGGTAAGATCATGTGGGATAAATGTGGAATGGCACGTAATGCTGAAGGCCTTAAAGAAGCGATTGAAGAGATCGCGGAATTAAGAGAAGATTTCTGGAAAAACGTAAAAGTTCCAGGTACTGCAAATTCTAAAAATGCAGAACTTGAGAAAGCAGGTAGAGTAGCCGATTTCCTTGAACTTGGAGAGCTATTTGCAAAAGATGCATTACACAGAAACGAATCTTGTGGAGGTCACTTTAGAGAAGAGTATCAAACCCCAGAAGGTGAAGCTTTAAGGGATGATGAGAACTTTAAATATGTGGCTGCCTGGGAATATACAGGAAACCCACGTGAAGCGATCCTTCATAAGGAAGACCTAATTTTCGAAAACATAGAATTAAAAACTAGAAGTTATAAATAA
- a CDS encoding chaperone modulator CbpM: MKEENLIPAEEICVRYKVEHQFLISLYESGIIDVITIEKTQYIPLDHLHEFEKMIRLYRDLDINVEGLEAVHHLLKQIESLQKENRRLRNRLNLFE, translated from the coding sequence ATGAAAGAAGAAAACCTGATTCCTGCAGAAGAAATTTGTGTGAGATATAAGGTGGAGCATCAGTTTTTAATTTCACTTTACGAAAGTGGGATCATTGATGTGATCACCATCGAAAAGACCCAATATATTCCTTTAGATCATCTTCATGAATTTGAAAAAATGATAAGATTATACCGTGATCTGGATATAAATGTTGAAGGTTTGGAGGCAGTACATCATTTATTAAAACAAATTGAAAGTCTGCAAAAAGAAAACAGGCGGTTAAGAAACCGCCTGAATTTGTTTGAATGA
- a CDS encoding DnaJ C-terminal domain-containing protein, producing the protein MEFIDYYKLLELDKSASAAEIKKAYRKLARKYHPDLNPNDKAAQAKFQQINEANEVLSDPEKRKKYDQYGKDWKHADQFEEARKQQSGSGGYAGGFNTGRGQSYSGNFDDDTFSDFFEQMFGGGARSRGSARGAHFKGQDFNAELQLKLSEVYKSHKRTLTVNGKNIRLTIPAGVENGQTIRIKGHGGPGIQGGPKGDLLITFIILNDTSFRREKENLYSTQEIDLTTAILGGEIETKSFDGKLKLKVKPGTQNGTKVRLKGKGFPKYKKHELHGDLFVTYQVKIPEDLTSRQKELFQELQKTGL; encoded by the coding sequence ATGGAATTTATAGACTACTACAAATTACTTGAATTAGATAAATCTGCAAGCGCTGCTGAGATCAAAAAAGCTTACCGCAAACTTGCGCGCAAGTACCATCCAGATCTAAATCCAAATGATAAAGCGGCACAGGCTAAATTTCAGCAGATAAACGAGGCTAATGAAGTCCTTAGCGATCCCGAAAAGAGAAAGAAATACGATCAATATGGCAAGGATTGGAAACATGCCGATCAGTTTGAAGAAGCCAGAAAACAGCAATCCGGCTCCGGTGGCTATGCTGGTGGATTTAATACGGGAAGAGGGCAAAGCTATAGCGGCAACTTTGATGATGATACATTTTCAGACTTTTTTGAACAAATGTTCGGTGGTGGTGCCAGATCGCGAGGTTCAGCGCGGGGAGCTCATTTTAAAGGGCAGGATTTTAATGCCGAACTTCAGTTAAAACTCAGTGAAGTATATAAGAGTCATAAAAGGACATTAACCGTAAATGGGAAGAACATCCGGCTTACAATTCCTGCTGGCGTAGAAAATGGCCAGACCATAAGAATTAAAGGGCATGGAGGGCCCGGAATTCAGGGAGGGCCAAAAGGCGATCTGCTAATAACCTTCATTATATTAAACGATACAAGTTTTCGCAGGGAGAAGGAAAATCTCTATTCTACACAGGAGATCGATCTTACTACGGCAATACTTGGGGGAGAAATCGAAACGAAATCCTTTGATGGAAAGTTGAAATTAAAAGTGAAACCGGGGACCCAGAATGGTACTAAGGTAAGATTGAAAGGAAAAGGTTTTCCTAAATATAAAAAGCATGAGCTTCACGGCGATCTGTTCGTAACCTATCAGGTTAAGATTCCGGAAGACTTAACAAGTCGTCAAAAAGAATTATTTCAGGAACTACAAAAAACAGGATTATGA
- a CDS encoding succinate dehydrogenase cytochrome b subunit: MGGFLNSTIARKFAMALSGLFLVLFLAQHFTINLTSVFSKDVFNELSHFMGTNFFVQALLQPVLIFGVIFHFVMGFILEAKNRGARDVKYVKYNGNSNSSWMSRNMIYSGLVVLAFLGLHFYDFWFPEMVHKYVESHPEDAARYYNELVVKFESPVRTGLYVLSFVFLALHLYHGFSSSFQSIGWRNKYAKGLRGFTQAYAIIIPLGFIFIALFHYINNL; encoded by the coding sequence ATGGGTGGATTTCTTAATTCTACTATAGCAAGAAAATTTGCTATGGCCTTATCAGGACTTTTCCTCGTCTTGTTTTTAGCTCAGCATTTTACAATCAATTTAACTTCGGTCTTTAGTAAAGACGTTTTTAATGAGCTTTCTCATTTTATGGGAACAAACTTCTTTGTGCAGGCTCTTTTACAACCGGTATTGATCTTTGGAGTGATCTTTCATTTTGTAATGGGTTTCATTCTGGAAGCTAAGAACAGAGGCGCGAGAGATGTAAAGTATGTAAAGTATAATGGAAATTCCAATTCGAGCTGGATGTCCAGAAACATGATCTATTCAGGATTAGTAGTGCTTGCATTTTTAGGACTACACTTCTATGATTTTTGGTTTCCGGAAATGGTTCACAAATATGTAGAATCTCACCCAGAGGATGCTGCAAGATACTATAATGAATTAGTGGTTAAATTTGAAAGCCCTGTAAGAACCGGACTTTACGTTCTTTCTTTTGTATTCCTGGCACTTCACCTTTACCACGGCTTCTCATCTTCATTTCAATCTATTGGATGGAGGAATAAATATGCAAAAGGCCTAAGAGGTTTCACCCAAGCCTATGCGATCATCATACCATTAGGATTTATTTTTATAGCCCTTTTTCACTATATTAATAACCTTTAA
- a CDS encoding VPS10 domain-containing protein, whose product MKHSYRLFSLLLLSVSPIFAQNTATSGSALQESLEKKEQLTKNSIVRNLPLKNIGPTVMSGRVTDFAVNPQDPTEFYVAYASGGLWYTNNNGTSFKPVMDNSPTQNIGDIAVDWKTGTIWVGTGEVNASRSSYAGIGLLKSDDKGETWKFMGLPDSHHISRILINPENSQELVVGVTGHLYSSNSERGVYRTTDGGKTWNKTLFINDETGIIDIAVNPNDYNQMYAAAWDKDRKAWNFRESGENSGIYKSTDAGATWSKVSTADSGFPTGEGVGRIGLSVYDDNTVYAIVDNQSRRPEEKKTEKKGLQKDDFKKMKNSEVLKLEDEKLEKYLRDNDFQKKYTSESVKKMIRENRIQASDLASYLEDANSLLFDTPVIGAEVYKSSDGGKTWKRTHDDYLDDLYYSYGYYFGMVHVDPSNKDAIYVYGVPILKSKDGGKTFKSIVAENVHSDHHALWINPNRSGHLIDGNDGGVNISYDDGENWQISNSPSVGQFYAINIDNQEPYNVYGGLQDNGVWTGPHTNEENSGWTTSGDYSFERLMGGDGMQVEIDSRDPNIVYTGFQFGNYFRINRKTGEQVYIQPKHELGENPYRFNWQTPILLSSHNQDILYLGGNKLMRSMDQGNTWTAISEDLTGGGKKGDVPYGTLASISESPFQFGLIYTGSDDGKIHITKNSGSSWTNIGKDLPQDLWVSRLIASQHKESRVYATLNGYRSDDFTPYVYVSEDFGQSWKNISSNLPLSPVNVIREDPNNENVLYLGSDNGLYVSLDQGASWEAFDNNLPNVAVHDLRVHPGEKDLVVGTHGRSIYITNIAAISNMDNKALKNEMMVSTNASIRFSSRWGNSYSKWMDPYQPELPVTYYSPKAGKVYISVVSENGIEVQSINKEAEKGFNSFNYDLTISETGFKKLKEKDSKLEIEKASNEKLYIPKGRYKLKVKMDNGSAETVFEVK is encoded by the coding sequence ATGAAACACAGTTACAGATTATTCAGTCTTCTTCTACTCTCTGTTTCCCCAATTTTCGCTCAAAATACAGCCACTTCAGGCTCCGCTTTACAGGAAAGTCTTGAGAAAAAGGAACAGCTCACAAAAAACTCTATCGTAAGAAATTTACCATTAAAAAATATTGGCCCGACGGTTATGAGTGGTCGGGTGACAGATTTTGCGGTAAACCCACAAGATCCCACCGAATTCTATGTGGCTTACGCTTCGGGAGGATTATGGTATACCAACAACAACGGAACCAGCTTTAAGCCTGTAATGGACAATAGTCCTACTCAAAATATTGGAGATATTGCCGTAGACTGGAAAACCGGAACAATCTGGGTTGGCACCGGAGAGGTTAATGCTTCCAGATCTTCTTACGCAGGGATAGGTTTATTAAAGTCTGATGACAAGGGTGAAACCTGGAAATTCATGGGGCTACCCGATTCCCATCATATAAGCAGAATCCTGATCAATCCCGAAAACTCTCAGGAATTAGTTGTTGGTGTTACCGGGCACTTATATTCTTCCAATTCAGAAAGAGGAGTTTACAGAACTACCGATGGCGGTAAAACCTGGAATAAAACTTTATTTATCAATGATGAGACAGGCATAATAGACATTGCGGTCAACCCAAATGACTATAATCAAATGTATGCCGCTGCCTGGGACAAAGATAGAAAAGCCTGGAATTTCAGGGAAAGCGGTGAAAACAGTGGTATCTATAAAAGCACAGATGCAGGCGCTACCTGGTCCAAAGTTTCCACAGCAGATTCAGGCTTCCCAACAGGTGAAGGTGTAGGTAGAATTGGACTTAGTGTATATGATGACAATACGGTTTATGCGATCGTAGACAATCAGTCCAGAAGACCTGAAGAAAAAAAGACTGAAAAGAAAGGTCTGCAAAAGGACGATTTCAAAAAGATGAAAAATTCGGAAGTTCTGAAGCTGGAAGATGAAAAACTTGAAAAATACCTCAGGGACAATGATTTTCAGAAAAAATACACTTCAGAGAGCGTAAAGAAAATGATCAGAGAAAACAGGATTCAGGCCTCAGACCTGGCCTCTTATCTCGAAGATGCGAATTCTTTACTTTTTGACACTCCTGTAATAGGAGCAGAAGTTTACAAAAGTTCAGACGGCGGAAAGACCTGGAAACGAACTCATGATGACTATCTGGACGATCTCTATTATAGTTACGGCTATTACTTCGGAATGGTCCATGTGGATCCAAGCAACAAGGACGCGATCTATGTTTACGGCGTTCCAATCCTGAAATCCAAAGACGGTGGAAAAACCTTTAAATCCATAGTTGCCGAAAATGTACATTCAGATCACCATGCCCTTTGGATCAACCCAAACAGAAGCGGACATCTCATAGATGGTAATGATGGTGGTGTAAACATCTCATACGATGATGGCGAAAACTGGCAAATAAGCAACTCCCCTTCTGTTGGACAGTTTTACGCAATTAACATAGACAACCAGGAACCCTATAATGTTTATGGAGGTTTACAGGATAATGGGGTTTGGACAGGACCTCATACCAATGAAGAAAATTCTGGCTGGACAACTTCAGGAGATTATAGTTTTGAAAGACTTATGGGTGGCGACGGGATGCAGGTAGAAATCGATTCCAGAGATCCGAATATTGTGTATACAGGATTTCAGTTTGGTAATTACTTCAGGATCAACCGAAAAACTGGTGAACAGGTCTATATTCAACCTAAACACGAATTAGGGGAAAACCCTTATAGATTTAACTGGCAAACTCCTATCCTATTATCCTCCCATAATCAGGATATTTTATATCTGGGCGGCAACAAACTTATGCGAAGTATGGATCAGGGAAATACCTGGACCGCCATTTCTGAAGACCTCACGGGCGGAGGAAAGAAAGGCGATGTACCATATGGAACGCTTGCCAGCATAAGTGAATCGCCATTTCAATTCGGATTGATCTATACAGGAAGTGATGACGGTAAAATTCATATCACTAAAAATTCAGGAAGTAGCTGGACCAATATCGGCAAAGATCTTCCGCAAGATCTATGGGTATCCAGACTTATTGCTTCTCAACATAAAGAATCCAGAGTTTACGCAACTCTAAATGGATACAGATCAGACGATTTCACCCCTTATGTTTATGTTTCAGAAGACTTCGGGCAGTCCTGGAAAAACATTAGTTCAAACCTGCCACTATCCCCGGTTAATGTAATAAGGGAAGATCCAAATAACGAAAATGTTTTATACCTGGGAAGTGACAACGGATTGTACGTTTCGTTAGACCAGGGAGCCAGCTGGGAAGCATTTGATAACAATCTGCCAAATGTGGCGGTCCACGATCTGAGAGTTCACCCCGGCGAAAAAGATCTAGTCGTGGGAACTCACGGAAGATCTATTTATATCACAAATATTGCTGCGATCTCTAATATGGATAACAAAGCCCTGAAAAACGAGATGATGGTAAGCACCAATGCAAGTATTCGTTTTTCATCTCGCTGGGGTAATTCTTATAGCAAATGGATGGATCCTTATCAGCCGGAATTACCTGTAACCTATTATAGCCCAAAGGCAGGGAAAGTTTATATTTCTGTGGTTTCTGAAAACGGAATAGAAGTTCAATCTATAAATAAAGAAGCCGAAAAAGGTTTCAATAGTTTTAATTATGATCTTACGATCTCCGAAACCGGTTTTAAGAAGTTGAAAGAAAAGGATTCTAAACTGGAGATCGAAAAAGCCAGTAATGAAAAGCTTTATATTCCAAAAGGAAGATACAAACTAAAGGTTAAGATGGACAACGGCTCGGCAGAGACAGTTTTCGAAGTTAAATAA